The DNA sequence GCAATCCCCCCGTTTCAGTCGTCCGGACCCGGGTTTTCTCATTATTTGAGGTAATCACCACGTTTTCCTGCGGGTTGTTGGCCTGCCCCGGGGCTATACCCGATATACTGGTAAGCAGGAAGAAAAGTAAAAGCCAATGTTTCATCATTTAAGAACAATTTTAGATAATAAGCTGATGACTAAATATCTTTATAAAACCGGGAATTCTCATTATTTCCCGCTGCAGGATTTTATTTATTTGACATACAGCAGGTTATAGAGCCATTTTATAGCACGATATATTGAACGGATGATGTAAAACTTCCTGCCGACAGCCGGTGTTAGACGATCTTAGATCGCTTAGAGCCTTGTCCGTGATGAAGAAAGCACACAACGCAATAAATCGCGTTTGCAAAAGCTGCCGATTTGTAGCATATTCGATTTGTACTATGCATGGAGGCCATGAAGCGACGCGTTTTCATCCAAAAAGGATTGCTGGCCACGGCTCCGCTGGCCGGCCTTGACCGGTTTCAGTTGTTGCGGCCGCCGGACCATGTCGTCACCGTCAACGGCCCCGTTCCTACCCGCAAACTCGGTTTTATATTATCGCACGAACACATCCTGGTCGATTTCATCGGCGCAGACCAGGTCAACCCGATGCGCTATGGGCAAGACGAGGTGTTCGACACCATGCTCCCTTTTTTGGAAGATGCTCGCCGCCGGGGCGTACGGACTTTCGTAGATTGTACGCCGGAGTGGCTCGCCCGCGATGCCCAACTGCTTAAACGGTTGGCCGATGCATCGGGCTTGCATATCATCACCAATACCGGCTATTACGGAGCCGCAGGTGAAAAATACCTGCCACCGCATGCGTACACGGAAACCGCGGAGCAACTCGCCGAACGATGGATTTCCGAATGGCGGAACGGCATCGACAATACGGGAATCAAACCGGGCTTCATCAAAACGGGAGTAGACCGCTACCCGTTGTCGGCCGTGCAGCGCAAACTTATGAGGGCCGCTGCGCTCACCCACCTTGAAACGGGACTGACCATCTTTGTAC is a window from the Anseongella ginsenosidimutans genome containing:
- a CDS encoding phosphotriesterase family protein, translating into MKRRVFIQKGLLATAPLAGLDRFQLLRPPDHVVTVNGPVPTRKLGFILSHEHILVDFIGADQVNPMRYGQDEVFDTMLPFLEDARRRGVRTFVDCTPEWLARDAQLLKRLADASGLHIITNTGYYGAAGEKYLPPHAYTETAEQLAERWISEWRNGIDNTGIKPGFIKTGVDRYPLSAVQRKLMRAAALTHLETGLTIFVHTGDGRAALEELTIITDTGAAPEAWVWTHAQSEPDRALHLQAAKAGGWVAFDGLYPQLADRYVAFLQDMKARRLLHRVLISHDAGWYEVGKPRGGMIRPYVSVFEDLIPALKKAGFTTAERRQLFETNPAEALTIRIRKTPPQF